The Tubulanus polymorphus chromosome 1, tnTubPoly1.2, whole genome shotgun sequence genome contains a region encoding:
- the LOC141901983 gene encoding putative 4-coumarate--CoA ligase 1 encodes MLTLRGVASSHLKRCLSLYPNISRANRCFRKDNLTTLVKSHENRLPIYQQQWIRLSSTAIIRSRYPDAELPNSSLAEYLTKDFDRFGDEIALVNGITGESVTFLEIKERLRSIGSALSRLGYKKGDVFCLFLKNCPEFALTLWGVTTVGGVATTANPAYTADELLHQLSDSNTQFILTTRDLLETTKEAAEKYGKIKRIYTVGEGDDNEHPFMELISDDGSAYPDDICIDVHDDIAVLPYSSGTTGLPKGVMLTHANCVQNMAQMSCHQDLLEIKHKHDVSLAVLPFFHIYGMMPVLTNTVRMGGKVVTLPSFEAELYLSLIEKHKVTILNIVPPIAVFLAKHEKVSDYDLSSVEDIVSAAAPLSTDMESALVERLGRSVVRQGYGMTETAPVSHLVPKGCSRPGSCGVLLPNSFGKIVNPETGEILEAGMDGEICMKGPHIMKGYLNKPDATKNTIDSDGFLHSGDIGHIDEEGFFYIVDRVKELIKYKGFQVAPAELEGILLTHSGILDAAVVGKYDERAGELPTAFVVLKENSVLSEIDIANFVSSKVTDLKKLRGGVVIVDEIPKSASGKILRRILRDQINNTSN; translated from the exons ATGTTGACACTGAGAGGAGTAGCCAGCAGCCACTTAAAGAGATGTCTATCACTATACCCAAACATATCCAGAGCAAACAGATGTTTTAGAAAAG ATAATTTGACGACGCTCGTCAAATCGCACGAGAATAGGCTACCAATATATCAACAACAGTGGATCAGACTGTCATCAACCGCCATCATCAGAAGTAGATACCCTGATGCTGAGCTACCAAATTCCTCACTTGCTGAATACTTAACGAAAGATTTCGACAGATTTGGTGATGAGATAGCTTTG GTGAATGGAATAACTGGTGAATCAGTAACATTTTTGGAGATAAAGGAAAGATTACGGTCAATTGGAAGTGCTCTCAGCCGCCTTGGATACAAAAAAGGCGATGTCTTTTGTTTGTTTCTGAAGAACTGTCCAGAATTCGCTTTGACGCTATGGGGTGTAACCACTGTGGGTGGCGTGGCAACTACTGCCAATCCGGCATACACTGCAG ATGAGCTACTACATCAATTAAGCGACTCAAATACCCAGTTCATCCTTACAACTCGTGATCTATTGGAAACAACCAAAGAGGCAGCTGAAAAATATGGGAAAATCAAG AGAATTTATACAGTTGGTGAGGGAGATGATAATGAACATCCATTTATGGAGTTGATAAGTGATGATGGTAGTGCCTATCCAGATGATATATGCATTGACGTGCACGACGATATAGCTGTTTTACCCTACTCCAGTGGAACAACTGGTCTTCCTAAAGGAGTAATGCTCACTCACGCAAACTGCGTTCAGAACATGGCTCAGATGTC GTGCCATCAAGATCTTCTGGAAATAAAACACAAACACGATGTTTCGCTCGCTGTGCTGCCTTTCTTCCACATTTATGGCATGATGCCGGTATTAACAAACACGGTTCGAATGGGTGGCAAAGTTGTAACCCTTCCTAGTTTTGAAGCCGAATTATACCTGAGTTTGATAGAAAAACACAAGGTTactattttgaatattgtgCCACCGATTGCCGTCTTCTTGGCGAAACATGAAAAAGTGTCTGATTATGATTTAAGTTCAGTTGAAGACATAGTCAGTGCTGCAGCTCCACTCAGTACGGACATGGAAAGTGCTCTGGTTGAACGATTAGGACGATCGGTTGTGCGACAGG GTTATGGAATGACCGAGACAGCACCCGTGTCTCATCTTGTTCCTAAAGGATGTAGCAGGCCTGGCTCGTGTGGCGTATTACTGCCAAATAGTTTCGGAAAA ATAGTGAACCCTGAAACGGGTGAGATTCTTGAAGCGGGAATGGATGGTGAAATCTGCATGAAGGGACCTCATATAATGAAAGGATACCTCAATAAACCGGATGCAACGAAAAACACTATTGACAGCGACGGCTTCCTTCATTCAG GCGATATTGGTCACATAGATGAAGAAGGATTCTTCTATATTGTTGATCGTGTCAAAGAGCTTATCAAGTACAAAGGTTTTCAG GTAGCACCTGCTGAACTGGAGGGTATTCTGCTGACACATTCTGGAATCTTAGATGCAGCCGTTGTTGGCAAATATGATGAGCGTGCTGGAGAACTTCCAACAGCATTTGTAGTTCTGAAGGAGAACTCGGTACTCAGTGAAATTGATATTGCCAACTTTGTAAGCA GCAAGGTGACCGACTTGAAGAAATTGAGAGGGGGTGTGGTGATTGTGGATGAAATACCCAAATCTGCCAGTGGTAAAATATTGAGGCGTATACTCAGGGatcaaataaataatacatCGAATTGA